The following are encoded in a window of Acidobacteriota bacterium genomic DNA:
- a CDS encoding thiolase domain-containing protein, whose protein sequence is MRDVAIIGIGMTDFGELWNDSLRDLFVKAALEAIADAGVDHVDSLVAGCMTPGLFTGQEHLGSLLADYLGQGPIPGTRVESACASGGLALRVGFMEVASGMSDVVLVGGVEKMTDVSGAQATYALATAADQDYEAFHGATFPGLYALIASAHMHKYGTKREDLAQVAVKNHDNGLLNPHAQYRMKITVDQVIQSVKVADPLNILDCSPITDGAACAVLCPLEMARKMRPRKPVVKIAASAHATDTIALHQREDLTFLKSTWEAAQKAYKMAGIKASDVDFAEVHDCFTIAEICVLEALGVVKRGQGGKATRDGLTARDGKFPVNPSGGLKSKGHPVGATGVAQIHEIVSQLRGEAGARQLKNVKRGLAQNMGGSGGSAIVHILEVL, encoded by the coding sequence ATGCGCGACGTAGCCATCATCGGGATCGGCATGACGGACTTCGGGGAGCTGTGGAACGACTCCCTGAGGGACCTCTTCGTGAAGGCCGCGCTGGAGGCCATCGCCGACGCCGGCGTGGACCATGTGGATTCCCTCGTGGCGGGATGCATGACGCCGGGCCTCTTCACGGGCCAGGAGCACCTCGGGTCCCTCCTCGCCGACTACCTCGGCCAGGGCCCCATCCCCGGCACGCGGGTCGAATCGGCCTGCGCCTCCGGAGGCCTGGCCCTGCGCGTGGGCTTCATGGAGGTGGCCTCGGGGATGAGCGACGTGGTCCTCGTGGGGGGCGTCGAGAAGATGACCGACGTCTCCGGCGCCCAGGCCACCTACGCCCTGGCCACCGCCGCGGACCAGGACTACGAGGCCTTCCACGGCGCCACCTTCCCCGGCCTCTACGCCCTCATCGCCTCGGCCCACATGCACAAGTACGGCACCAAGCGGGAAGACCTGGCCCAGGTGGCGGTGAAGAACCACGACAACGGCCTCCTCAACCCCCACGCCCAGTACCGCATGAAGATCACCGTGGACCAGGTGATCCAGAGCGTGAAGGTGGCGGACCCCCTCAACATCCTCGACTGCTCGCCCATCACCGACGGAGCGGCCTGCGCGGTCCTCTGCCCCCTGGAGATGGCGCGCAAGATGCGGCCCAGGAAGCCCGTGGTGAAGATCGCCGCCTCGGCCCACGCCACCGACACCATCGCCCTCCACCAGCGCGAGGACCTCACCTTCCTCAAATCCACCTGGGAGGCGGCCCAGAAGGCGTACAAGATGGCCGGGATCAAGGCGTCGGACGTGGATTTCGCCGAAGTGCACGACTGCTTCACCATCGCCGAAATCTGCGTGCTCGAGGCCCTCGGCGTCGTCAAGAGGGGCCAAGGCGGCAAGGCCACCCGGGACGGCCTTACGGCCCGGGACGGCAAATTCCCCGTGAACCCCTCGGGCGGCCTCAAGTCCAAGGGCCATCCCGTGGGCGCCACGGGTGTCGCGCAGATCCACGAGATCGTCTCCCAGCTCCGCGGGGAGGCGGGGGCCCGCCAGCTCAAGAACGTGAAGCGCGGGCTGGCCCAGAACATGGGCGGCTCCGGAGGGAGCGCCATCGTTCACATCCTGGAGGTGCTGTGA
- a CDS encoding hydroxymethylglutaryl-CoA synthase — MVGIVGYGAYIPRYRIKVEEIAKVWGADAPSYKKGLMLREKSVPGPDQDVITIAVEAAKNAIRRAGVSGERVGAVYVGSESHPYAVKPTGTAVAEVIGAVSDCHCADLEFACKAGSEGMFLAYGLVKSGEVEYALGIGADTSQGAPGDALEYSAAAGGAAFLMGTQNVVATVDCQYSFMTDTPDFWRREYMHYPRHGGRFTGDMAYFKHVRGGVEGILKKAKAKAKDFKYAVFHQPNGKFPMKMAKDLGFTEEQMKTGLLVPTLGNTYSGASPLGLSAILDEARPGDRILMCSFGSGAGSDAFVFTCTKNLPKVQGKAKKTRDYLDKNPFYLDYGTYVKFRRKIRKNVED, encoded by the coding sequence ATGGTCGGAATCGTGGGATATGGGGCGTACATTCCCCGCTACCGGATCAAGGTGGAGGAGATCGCCAAGGTCTGGGGGGCGGACGCGCCCAGCTACAAGAAGGGCCTGATGCTGCGGGAGAAGTCCGTACCCGGCCCGGATCAGGACGTGATCACCATTGCCGTGGAAGCGGCGAAGAACGCCATCCGGCGGGCCGGCGTTTCGGGCGAAAGGGTGGGGGCCGTGTACGTGGGCTCCGAATCGCACCCGTACGCGGTGAAACCCACGGGCACGGCGGTGGCCGAAGTGATCGGCGCCGTGAGCGACTGCCACTGCGCGGACCTGGAGTTCGCCTGCAAGGCGGGCTCCGAGGGCATGTTCCTGGCCTACGGCCTCGTGAAATCCGGCGAGGTGGAGTACGCCCTGGGCATCGGCGCCGACACCTCCCAGGGCGCCCCCGGCGACGCGCTCGAGTACAGCGCGGCGGCCGGTGGCGCGGCTTTTCTCATGGGCACCCAGAACGTGGTGGCCACCGTGGACTGCCAGTACTCCTTCATGACCGACACCCCCGACTTCTGGCGCCGGGAGTACATGCACTATCCCCGCCACGGCGGCCGATTCACGGGAGACATGGCCTACTTCAAGCACGTGCGCGGAGGAGTGGAAGGCATCCTCAAGAAGGCCAAGGCCAAGGCGAAGGACTTCAAGTACGCCGTTTTTCACCAGCCCAACGGCAAGTTCCCCATGAAGATGGCCAAGGACCTGGGCTTCACCGAAGAGCAGATGAAGACGGGCCTCCTCGTCCCCACCCTGGGCAACACCTACTCGGGCGCTTCGCCCCTGGGGCTGTCGGCCATCCTGGACGAGGCCAGGCCCGGCGACCGCATCCTCATGTGCTCCTTCGGATCGGGCGCGGGCTCCGACGCCTTCGTCTTCACGTGCACCAAAAACCTCCCCAAGGTTCAGGGCAAGGCGAAGAAGACCCGGGACTACCTGGACAAGAACCCCTTCTACCTGGACTACGGCACGTATGTGAAGTTCCGCCGGAAGATCCGGAAGAACGTGGAGGATTGA
- a CDS encoding Zn-ribbon domain-containing OB-fold protein, whose translation MNTPATVRRNTPQRYRMEAGKCASCGKVYFPPRVVCACGSRKFKAYSLPSEGKVVAHTVIRTAPRGFGDEAPYCMGIVELKDGTRILCQIADCEPERLKVGLPVALEFRKIQEAGESGVIAYGYKAVPER comes from the coding sequence ATGAACACGCCCGCCACCGTCCGCCGCAACACCCCCCAGCGTTACCGCATGGAGGCGGGGAAATGCGCCTCCTGCGGGAAGGTCTACTTCCCCCCGCGGGTCGTCTGCGCCTGCGGCTCCCGGAAGTTCAAGGCCTACAGCCTGCCCTCCGAGGGCAAGGTCGTCGCCCACACCGTCATCCGGACGGCCCCGCGCGGCTTCGGGGACGAAGCGCCCTACTGCATGGGCATCGTGGAGCTGAAGGACGGAACGCGAATCCTCTGCCAGATCGCCGACTGCGAGCCCGAGCGCCTGAAAGTGGGGCTCCCCGTGGCGCTGGAGTTCCGCAAGATCCAGGAGGCCGGCGAGTCCGGCGTCATCGCCTACGGCTACAAGGCCGTGCCCGAAAGGTAG